The following are from one region of the Neurospora crassa OR74A linkage group III, whole genome shotgun sequence genome:
- a CDS encoding 60S ribosomal protein L1 gives MSKISVAAVRQHVTDLLEYSNETKKRNFLETVELQIGLKNYDPQRDKRFSGTIRLPSIPRPNMSICILGDQHDIDRAKHGGVDAMSVDDLKKLNKNKKLIKKLARKYDAFVASEALIKQIPRLLGPGLSKAGKFPTPVSHSDDLTGKLNEVKSTIKFQLKKVLCMGVAVGNVGMTQEQLVGNIMLAINYLVSLLKKGWQNVGSLTIKATMSPPKRLY, from the exons ATGTCCAAGATTTCCGTCG CCGCTGTGCGTCAGCACGTTACTGACCTTCTTGAGTACTCTAACGAGACCAAGAAGCGCAACTTCCTCGAGACCGTCGAGCTCCAGATCGGCCTCAAGAACTATGACCCCCAGCGTGACAAGCGTTTCTCTGGCACCATTCGCCTGCCCAGCATTCCCCGCCCCAACATGAGCATCTGCATTCTCGGTGACCAGCACGATATCGACCGTGCCAAGCACGGCGGTGTTGACGCCATGTCCGTCGACGATCTCAAGAAGctcaacaagaacaagaagctcATCAAGAAGCTTGCTCGCAAGTACGATGCCTTCGTCGCCTCCGAGGCCCTTATCAAGCAGATCCCCCGTCTGCTCGGTCCCGGTCTTTCCAAGG CTGGCAAGTTCCCCACCCCCGTCTCCCACTCCGACGACCTTACCGGCAAGCTCAACGAGGTCAAGTCTACCATCAAGTTCCAGCTCAAGAAGGTTCTCTGCATGGGTGTCGCCGTCGGCAACGTTGGCATGACCCAGGAGCAGCTTGTTGGTAACATCATGTTGGCCATCAACTACCTCGTCTCCCTCCTCAAGAAGGGCTGGCAGAACGTTGGTAGCCTTACCATCAAGGCTACCATGTCTCCCCCCAAGCGCCTCTACTAA
- a CDS encoding MFS monocarboxylate transporter, with protein sequence MASQSTFDIPLDSLPPSYRTTERNADFDPIRRAETGTPEPQDTSVQEPVRHEFSQLPPVDGGKDAWLFLAACFVVEALVWGFPYSFGVFQDYYSTHPPFSSSSNLAVIGTCAMGIMYIDTPLIMSFFRRFPRFARWAPIVGLLVMCFALAMSSFSTTVTHLIVTQGILYGIGGSIAYSPCILYLDEWFVKKKGLAYGIMWSGTGLAGVVLPPLLEHLLSKYGYQTTLRIWAVAVFVLTAPLAWFLKPRVSVGGKFAASEAVSNSSTSGTTTPTSSNNNNNTDFHAAPPTPYTPSFSFVLTRPFLFYQLFNIVEALGFFLPGIYLPSYARSVLQAQGFLTSLTLLLLNVASVFGCVAMGWFIDRLDVTTCIMLSTAGTVLGTFFLWGFGTNLAVLYVFCVVYGFFAGSFTSAWPGIMKEVAKLGHGGSAETGSEHGSKPVDPTMVFAFLALGRGVGNVVSGPLSETLVKELPWQGRALAGYGSGYGGLIAFTGVTALVGGGSFLWKRLGWL encoded by the exons ATGGCTTCCCAATCAACCTTTGATATACCACTGGACTCACTGCCTCCATCCTATCGAACCACCGAACGCAATGCGGACTTTGACCCAATCCGCCGAGCTGAGACCGGCACTCCTGAGCCTCAAGATACCTCTGTTCAAGAACCTGTGAGACATGAGTTCTCCCAGCTACCGCCAGTCGACGGCGGCAAGGACGCCTGGCTCTTTTTGGCCGCTTGTTTCGTTGTCGAAGCATTAGTTTGGG GCTTCCCCTACTCCTTCGGCGTCTTCCAAGACTACTACAGCACCCACCcgcccttttcttcctccagcaACCTCGCCGTTATCGGCACCTGCGCCATGGGTATCATGTACATCGACACTCCCTTAATCATGTCCTTCTTCCGGCGTTTTCCACGGTTCGCGCGATGGGCTCCCATTGTTGGGTTGCTAGTCATGTGTTTCGCCCTGGCCATGTCGTCCTTTTCCACAACCGTCACGCATTTGATCGTCACCCAGGGAATTCTTTACGGCATCGGGGGCTCGATCGCTTACTCTCCTTGCATTCTCTACCTGGATGAGTGGTTtgtcaagaagaagggattGGCTTACGGGATTATGTGGTCCGGCACTGGTTTGGCGGGCGTGGTTCTGCCGCCGTTGCTGGAACATCTTTTGTCCAAGTACGGGTATCAGACGACACTACGCATCTGGGCCGTGGCGGTGTTCGTCTTGACGGCGCCGTTGGCGTGGTTTTTGAAGCCTAGGGTTTCTGTTGGGGGCAAGTTTGCGGCAAGTGAAGCAGTCTCGAACTCTTCTACGTCTGGGacaacaaccccaaccagcagcaacaacaacaacaatactGACTTCCACGCTGCACCCCCAACCCCCTACaccccttctttctccttcgtccTCACCCggcccttcctcttctaccAACTCTTCAACATAGTCGAAGCCCtcggcttcttcctcccggGTATCTACCTCCCCTCCTACGCGCGCTCCGTCCTGCAAGCCCAGGGGTTTCTCACGTCTCTAACTCTTTTGTTGCTCAACGTTGCCTCCGTCTTCGGCTGCGTCGCCATGGGCTGGTTCATCGACCGGCTAGACGTCACTACCTGCATCATGCTGTCGACAGCCGGCACCGTGCTGGGGACTTTCTTCCTCTGGGGGTTCGGCACCAACCTGGCGGTTTTGTATGTGTTTTGTGTGGTGTATGGGTTCTTTGCGGGCAGCTTCACGAGTGCGTGGCCGGGGATTATGAAGGAGGTTGCCAAGTTGGGTCATGGCGGCTCTGCTGAGACTGGAAGTGAACACGGGAGTAAGCCGGTTGATCCGACTATGGTGTTTGCCTTTTTGGCGCTGGGGAGGGGAGTGGGAAATGTGGTCAGTGGGCCGTTGAGTGAGACGCTGGTTAAGGAGCTGCCGTGGCAGGGTAGAGCGTTGGCTGGATATGGGAGCGGATATGGAGGGCTGATTGCGTTTACAGGGGTGACGGCGTTGGTGGGAGGGGGAAGCTTTCTGTGGAAGAGGTTGGGGTGGTTGTGA
- a CDS encoding peroxisomal D3,D2-enoyl-CoA isomerase: MAEPSVINVEYKGRLAIITINNEKKLNALTQMQYYDLAQRLREVATHDEVYITLIIGTGRYFSAGADVSISRSNVAPSEGLSSQDAIHNHWLRNFVANNLNITQAFYTHPKILIVGLNGPVIGLSAALVSFADFIYCVPSTFLLTPFSSLGLVTEGGASRGLVQRLGLPKANEALIMSKKITKEELVQTGFVTKCFEEVGKGETEKFKGLVLKEIEERLGDHLVGDSLLGIKSLIRRPERDVYDAQNVAEVMAGLDRFVSGVPQGEFEKIASGKKRHKL, from the exons ATGGCGGAACCGTCAGTCATCAATGTCGAGTACAAGGGCCGACtggccatcatcaccatcaacaacgaAAAGAAACTCAATGCCCTCACCCAGATGCAATACTACGATCTGGCTCAACGGCTACGCGAGGTCGCGACCCACGACGAGGTCTACATTACCCTGATCATTGGCACCGGCCGTTACTTTTCTGC TGGTGCCGACGTCTCCATCTCCAGATCGAACGTCGCCCCCTCCGAAGGCCTCTCCTCTCAAGACGCCATCCACAACCACTGGCTCCGCAACTTCGtcgccaacaacctcaacatcaCCCAGGCCTTTTATACGCACCCCAAGATTCTGATCGTCGGTCTCAATGGGCCCGTCATCGGCCTCTCCGCCGCTTTGGTTTCCTTCGCCGACTTCATCTACTGCGTCCCCTCCACTTTCCTGCTcacccccttctcctcgctCGGTCTAGTAACCGAAGGAGGCGCCTCCCGCGGTCTTGTCCAGCGATTGGGTCTACCCAAGGCTAACGAGGCGCTGATTATGAGTAAGAAAATTACAAAGGAGGAGCTGGTGCAGACCGGGTTTGTGACCAAGTGCTTTGAGGAGGTCGGAAAGGGAGAGACGGAAAAGTTTAAGGGGTTGGTGTTAAAGGAAATTGAGGAAAGGTTGGGCGATCATTTGGTCGGAGATAGTTTGTTAGGGATCAAGAGCCTGATTAGAAGGCCCGAGAGGGATGTGTATGATGCGCAGAATGTGGCGGAGGTGATGGCGGGGTTGGACAGGTTTGTTAGTGGAGTGCCGCAGGGGGAGTTTGAGAAAATTGCGagcgggaagaagaggcataAGCTTTAA
- the gpr-5 gene encoding PQ loop repeat protein — translation MAPPTELLNLDVEAISGILGSVSIACWVVVFSPQIIENFRRSSADGLSIQFIIIWLTGDVFNILGAVLQGVLPTMLILAIYYTIADVVLLAQCFYYRGFTWRDEVVPTIAIDSDDSEAASERDMGSRRGKNKGKGRVDGSRGTSSDEGRRRVGEDLESGPDERTALLGGARERGNAAGVSSSSASTITSTTLTPHHHNNGHTGHGHHLRVSGGGGGGDLYPYDGTGEGRRSSWSHLSPAVPLVDDADLEAEILQQPRGRNGNNRARPAAAGPTKLQSFLFNLMAILMVCAAGVMGWFLSREYYPQQPSYELPPPSSDPQDGGLPKTGVEFSFWGQIYGYLSAILYLGSRLPQLLLNFRRKSTEGVSMLFFLFACLGNLTYVLSILAYDGSSECAAGPGDCEDGEPGQIYWRYVLINMSWLAGSAGTLLLDAAIFIQFFLYSNEEVWSDDEDDSEWDSESGSGSDGCSVISERSGTVSEDGQAGVEQGQESDGRGWDSDDERSKLDEAEMRGRRRRAERDAGVRGGASVGAGGSESGKL, via the exons ATGGCGCCCCCGACCGAactcctcaacctcgacgTCGAGGCCATATCGGGGATCCTCGG CTCCGTATCAATAGCATGCTGggtcgtcgtcttctcccCGCAAATCATCGAAAACTTCCGCCGCTCATCCGCCGACGGGCTCTCCATCcaattcatcatcatctggcTAACGGGCGATGTCTTCAACATCTTGGGGGCCGTATTGCAAGGGGTCCTGCCGACCATGCTCATCTTGGCCATTTATTACACCATTGCCGACGTGGTGCTTTTGGCGCAATGTTTCTATTACCGGGGATTTACCTGGCGGGATGAAGTGGTCCCCACCATTGCCATTGACTCCGACGACAGTGAAGCTGCTTCAGAGCGTGATATGGGGAGTAGACGCGGAAAGAACAAGGGTAAGGGGAGGGTTGATGGTAGTCGGGGGACGTCGAGCgatgaaggaagaagaagggtaggaGAAGATTTGGAATCGGGACCGGATGAACGTACCGCTTTGCTGGGAGGagcaagagaaagaggaaatgCAGCAGGCGTGTCATCCTCATCCGCGAGCACTATCACCAGCACTACCTTGactccccaccaccacaacaacggACATACCGGTCACGGCCACCACCTCAGAgtcagcggcggcggcggcggcggcgatctCTACCCCTACGACGGTACCGGCGAAGGCCGCAGGTCCAGCTGGTCGCATCTCTCGCCCGCGGTCCCCCTTGTTGACGACGCCGACCTTGAAGCCGAAATACTGCAGCAACCGCGCGGGCGCAACGGCAACAACCGTGCACgacctgctgctgccggtcCCACAAAGCTGCAATCCTTCCTGTTCAACCTCATGGCCATCCTCATGGTTTGCGCAGCCGGCGTCATGGGTTGGTTTCTGTCTCGGGAGTATTACCCACAACAACCATCATAtgaacttcctcctccatcttccgaTCCCCAGGACGGCGGCCTCCCCAAAACAGGAGTCGAGTTCTCCTTTTGGGGTCAAATCTACGGCTACCTCTCCGCCATCCTCTACCTCGGGTCTCGACTTCCCCAGCTACTTCTCAACTTCCGGCGCAAGTCCACCGAGGGTGTCTCcatgctcttcttcttgtttgcCTGCCTGGGCAACTTGACCTATGTCTTGTCCATCTTGGCCTACGACGGATCGTCGGAATGCGCTGCCGGCCCGGGCGATTGCGAGGATGGAGAGCCAGGACAGATTTACTGGCGCTATGTGCTGATCAACATGAGTTGGTTGGCGGGCAGCGCGGGAACATTGTTGTTGGATGCGGCGATTTTTATACAATTCTTTCTGTATAGTAACGAGGAGGTTTggagtgatgatgaggatgatagTGAGTGGGATAGTgaaagtgggagtgggagtgatGGGTGTAGTGTGATTAGTGAGAGGAGTGGAACGGTCAGTGAGGATGGGCAGGCAGGGGTTGAGCAGGGCCAAGAAAGTGATGGGAGGGGGTGGGATAGTGATGATGAGAGAAGCAAATTGGATGAGGCTGAGATGAgaggtaggaggaggagggcggagaGGGATGCCGGGGTGAGGGGAGGTGCGTCTGTGGGTGCGGGTGGAAGTGAGAGTGGGAAGCTATGA